CTTTGAATGAGCAAGGGTTGTAAGATAGTATTCTAGATAACTATTTAAGACTGCTTATTTTTCAAATAGGCTTTTACAGAGTCATAATGtttgaactggaaaaaaaagtttagaGATGCAGCTCTATTTTACTTTGAAGAAACTGAAGGTCGTAGAGAGAATGTAACTTGGCAAAGTCACGAGATATGTGAGTGGCAGGGCAGACCCTGAAACCCTGACCTCATGGCTCTCAATATGCCTGTGGGGATCAGGAAGGAGAGGAACACACACGACGCTCTCCGCTAGAGGACAATGATGTACAAGGAAGAGACGACGAGCAAGGGCTCTTCACTGCTAATATGTAGGCTGGGCCTCCTCTGCTATCAAATGCAGTCTCTGGACACTATCAAAGCGTCAGTAACCGCCACTGTTCCTGAGGTTCATCTCTGCTTTACTCAATCCCAGTTTGCTAAGTCACACCCAGGACATGTGGAGCAACCACAGTCAAGTGCACTGTGAGCCTCCCCTCCCCTAAAGACCCATGAGGAAATGGCGTATTTCCATATTTCAGTTCAACTAAAGAAACATCATCAGGTGCTTTTCAGAATCAGGCTCTACATTAGATTTTGGAGATTCCGAGAGGAATAAGGTTAAATTGGGGAGAAAGAAGTAAGTGTTTTTATATGCCCTGAAAAAATGTGTATGTACATTACAGTCGATATAGAAGGGAGAGAGGGTAGTCAATTCTattggagaagggataaatgACATTTTGTGTTAATCTATTTAAACCTGGCTCTATCAGTTATAGAGATAGGAACTGTCAAGACTGAACAATGTATTTAAAAGCATTTAGGCTACAAAGGTACAGaatgactataaagaaaactacaggcattGCTTTCCCACTACAGCAAACTCTCAATGAATCCATAAAGCATTCCCATGTAATTAATCCTGGGACAGGTTATTAGCTAGCCACCACCAGGCCTTAAATCTCTTAGCAATCAGATCAAGTTAGTGGTTTACATTCAGGTTGAAATATGGCAATGCCTTTTCAGTGCTAAAGCCAGAAATTTTCTCTTACCTCCAACTGTATATCAAGACCTTCCACTGGGGTAGTCAAGGAACTGAGGTTAGGGAGAACTTGCTCACAGAAATAAGTCACAAACCTTGTGGAATGAACATTTTTCTGTAAAAATCCAAAGAATACTGAATTgtcaaaaaaatacatattctctCAAATTTAATAGTCGAATGTCAATCAATAAATGCTCAGTATCAAAGCATCAAGTACTACAGCTAAAATACAATGGGGGAGCATATCCCAGATGCAAAGTAATCTGGAGCATGGGACTTTTATACATCTTCGAACTCTTTGATTCTAAGGTCAAATTGTGTGGAAAACTTCATTGTTGAATTCTACAGTATACGTTTCCCCAAAACGACAGCTCCtttaaattgtgttttttaaactttgctaCATACATCTCAAAAGTTTCAGTGCCTGAGGAGGCCCAAAGCCAGAGAGAAAACAGCAAACTTACCTATAACAACAATCTAgacaatttaagaaaaagaagttaGGTTACTAAACTGTTTTAAAAACTCAGTGAACACTACAAAGTAGGACATAAAATTCTCAAGACTTCAAAAGTCTCTAGGCAAGACTTTAAAGAAACTTCTTGCTGCTTTGGGCTCTTTGCCTAGGCCTGCGTAAAACAAATGACTGCTCCACTGTGTTAATACTTTTATGCAGAGGTTTGAGGAGAATGGTCAAGTGTATATCTATACAATTACAAGCCAATAATCAAAATACTAGCTACATAGAACAAAGAGCTCACAGAGAAGAGGGGTACCGCCTGCCGAGTGCACTGTAAAAGTCTGTCCACACAGTCAGGGTCCGAGGGGTTGAAGGTTTGCTCCAGGTCAGCCTGCTCCGCCACCAGCTCTACCAGTTGCTGCCTTCCACTCACTGTCTGTAAGCTTTTTAACCCAGACAGTATCTTCATGAACAGGACAAATTCTTCACCAGTCACATCTTCTAGCACCTGGAGACCATTCAGAATAGTTATTAGTATCTTTATCacttgaatggaaaagaaagggcAATATTGAAACTGCACAGCAAATCAGTTTTGCAGAAGCCAGTTTGCTGACTTCTGAAACACTGGAGAGAGAACTTCAAGCTTCAGTTGACTTAGCTTCAGAGCAAGCCACGCACTCTCAGTGGTGCACTGTATCGTTTCCAAGGGAACAACACTTAGTTCTCGGgaaattttactctttttttacgTCTAAAGCACAGATGTACATACAGTACATAAACAGATATACACAGATATACAGTATATCTGCGGTGTTAAAAATTTCATGGGAGAGTGGCTAAGGATACTATTTAAATCTAAAATGTCTAAAAAGGCTCTTCAGGGGctgatagcaaaaaaaaaaaaaaaaaaaaaatcacgaaAATCTGGCAATAAACTGTTAAATCAGGTTCAGTTCCTTATATTTAAAAGCAGCCTCATTCACATAACATGGTAATTACAGACAAaacaggaaaagtgaaagtctccgactctttgccaccccatggactttacagtgtggaattctccaggccaaaatactggagtgggtagcctttcccttctccggatcttcccaacccagggatcgaacccgggtctcccgcactgcaggtggattctttaccagctgtgccacaaGGGAACACAAACAAAACAGGAGACCATGCAAATTTTCAGTCCTCTGTATTGGTGGGTCTAAACCTTTCTGTTCACTGACCAAAGGAGCAAGCAATCAAGACATATCCCACCAGACACAAAAGTGAAATACACAGCTCCTTTCTCTCTCACTGAAGAAATCTTACCAATAAGCAAGTGAGTGGTGCCATTAGAGACAACGTTGAATTTTCCTGAACATGTAAAAATAAACTATCCCCAAACTTTGGTGCTGTTTGAATGAAAAGTTAATTGTGGCACACCTTTCAAATCTGAGCAACCGTAACTCTGCTAGTGCTGGGTGCACAGACAAATAAGCGTGGTCTCCTGAGCTTATAATGTCATGGAACAGTATAAAACCACAGGTCATTTCAAGgtgatttcatttccattttgaaatGATTCAGAATCCTACGGCTGAATATCCTAAGATTAGggaggtaaggtaaggtaaggtgaagtcgctcagtcgtgtcccactctttgcgaccccgtggactgtaacctactaggcttctccatccatgggattctccaagcaagaatactggagtggattgccattttcttctccaggggatcttctcgacccagggactgaacccgggtctcccgcattggaggcagacgctttaacctctgagccaccagggaagttaaaatTAGGGAGACAGGTGGGAAATAAGTAAAATTTCCTGAAGGAAATGATTCATTCAGAGACCTGACGAATGCATACATTTTGAGGATAATACCACAAAGGATTTATATGTGATCAAACCCTTTAAAGTAACACAATAATTCATCATTAcaagtgctgctgctgttgttccatcactaagtcgtgtctgactctgtgcaaccccatggactgcagcacgccaggcctctgtgtccctcaccatctcccggagtttgcccaagttcatgtccgttgatcggtgatgccatccaaccatctcatcccctaccgcccccttctccttttgtcttttccACTTGCCATTAAAGTGACCACAGTgcaaaatacaacagaagaaaacctTGAAGTTCTACAGTGGTTCTTACGGGATATGTGATCTTATAAACAAGCTACGTGGAGCACTGATGAACAGTGCTAAAATCAACTACGCTCCTGGGCATTAGGGAAGTTCACTAAAAGACGACGGAGGCTTACCTTTTTGGATTCAGTCAGTATAAGTTCCTCTACCTCCTTTGTTAAGACTTCATCTGGTAAAGTCTTAAGTTTTGTAGAAAGGAATTTAATTGCTCGCTCTCTAACAATGTCCTCTCCTTGAAGTATTTGGCTGAACAAGCCACCTAAAGTCCCTGCAAAACAAAATAGTTGATCCAGGAAGTCAATTCTATACAGGAATGACATCCTTCAGGTTAACTGGAATTACAGCATTTCTTTTCAAGTGAAGTACTATACATCATGAACATCACTGATACTGGTTAAACCAGTCTAAACTTTCTACAGTCTCAACCATAAGAGTGACCGCACACTTTGTTCATGGATTCAGAATCAGCTTGAGCATGACATTCCTTTTCTATGATTATTAATAGTAAATAAGCCCAAGTATTTTTGGATAAATTCTTTCAAGTGGGAAACAGTTTTTCCAACATATTTCTAAGGGAAAAGTTTGGtctgttttaaaaactatttctgcTGGTTTTTTGAGTCATCTTGACTCAACATCTTGAGTTaagctgcttttttttcccctgagaacACTTAGAATTTTTATGAAACAGATGTCTGGGTAAATCCCAGACTTCACCCTTAATAAGAAATGCCAAACTCCCCAATTTTTTAGGACATCAAACACAATTCAGAACAAGAAGTGGCCTTACCTTTTGCATCCATCTTAAATATACTTAAGAGGGCATTGTTCACTAAGTTAAACTCTGCAGAGTCATCTGGATAGAGAGAAAGAGGTACAGTGTATATAATCTGCTTCATTTTCAAACTTAAGCCTCAACACAGTTTGTCACAGATTACACTGAGAGGAGACATAAACTAAGCGTTTATCTCAGGTACCAAGAAAATACATCTTTCCTGTAAGGGTAGAGACCCTGATCTAGTGATCTCTCCTCTAAGGGTAGAGACCCTGATCTCGGGCACCTGGCCAGCGCTTTATGCTAAATGGTAAGAGGGCACAGTTAAGAAACTACAGGGAACTGGGGGTGAAACCGCGACGCATTACAATGCCCCGGAGAGTCCAATCATTATACTTTCACAAACAAAATCACAACAAAACTAGAAACCAGACAGCCAGAAGTCATTAAGCTGCAAACTAactgaatgaaaaaagaatttaaatttctATCAGAGGCAAAAtcttcaggggggaaaaaaaagaatcattattTCAGAGAAGTTACGTTTAGCTAAAAGGGTAATAATAAAATTCCTTACCTGTTTGCAAAAGTTGGGTTAGTATATCTGCCACTCGGGGGAGATTTTCTCCAGTGGCAAACTGAGGCAGCTCTTTAATTGCTTGCCGTCGAATCTGaacataatttcaaataaaaaattaaccaaATACTATCATGAATAAAAACAACCACCTTGACCTTTAAAGAGGACAAAAAGCACAAGAGAAACCGTAATTACCGGCATATGAgccacaaaaatataaaagggatTTTCTCATATAAAATGAGATTTTCAGTTTTAGAGATAATTTGCTCCACTTTAATATTCAAACTTCACAGAATACTAAAACAAAATGTGGTGGAAAGGGACATTAAATACAATTCTCTGACTCGAGTAGACAGACTGGAGATCATAAACAGTCTATATGTTGACTACATACAATTGTTGGGTTTTTACTACTACCTGTGGGCACACCATACAGGATCCCTCAAGAATGGCTGCAGAGGCCAAGGTCATGGCTGGTAACAACTTACTTTAGGATTTTCAGTATGCAAATTTGTGGATATATTCTGTGTACTTAAATCCAAATACAGGATCTTGGCTTATCtagtttaatataaaaattcaaattatgcACGAAATGTTGATGATTCACTAATTTCATTTGAAAAGCCAGGGGCTAATAGTTGAAAATTCTTAGGAACTTGTATCAGCAGCCAGAAATGCTAATGGTTAATTCTGTTCCAAGAAAAAACTACTCCTTTTTATTCCAGTATTGACATATAATTATTTCACAGTtcaattatttttctgatatgaaaaatatttagggGTGTTGAAACTATATATTATGTTGcaatgctattattattttaaatatccaAGAAAGCATAAACTGGCTACAAGCTAAAGCCAGTCTGATTTCATATACGCTGTGCCTAACAATCTACGAGAACGATGTGAGCCACAACTGTTTTCAACAgtggaaaataaataagcaaaatgaagTATTTTGTATGCATTTTTCACAACTGAAAGGTGGTGAAAGAGCTGATACATTTTCTCACATGTAGATTGAAGCCTTGGGATGCTGTCCCACCAGACCAGACCCGACGGCAGTATTTTATCGTGCACTAATATGACTGCTATTTCAGTTACATTAGCTACGCACAGAAAATGTCTGAAAGTGGCAAAAGCAACATCTGAAAACTTGTTGAAAATATCAACCATAAACGTACCGATACGTCTTCATCTTCACAGAGGTCTAACTGTGCATTGATAGCAGAATCAGCCAATTctggaaaatgcttaaagaatTTTGGAATAAACTGAGCTGCTAATCTTTTTTCCTTGGTACCACCTTTGACACCATCCAGTATCACTTGATAAGCATCTTTATGCTGAAACAAAAgaataaagcagaaaagaaatacaattttgaAGACTGGGAAGCTAaacaaactttttaaagtttGCTTTAAATTAGTAAAATTTCAAACAGGCTAAGAAATAGGGCTTATTTTGGGAGTTTTACTGCTTAAATTTAACACCTACCTTCCTACTATCCGCTCCCTGCCCTTCACATTATCTTTGTGAtttgggaaagagagaagaatgaTTCTAATTTTATGTGGAAAAAACAGGTTTGTTATGTACTAACACTTCTTCATTTAGTGATTAACTGTTCTTAGTCTTGTGACTGTATCatgctttaaaattttgtaataaacagaataaacacaactatactcatctcacatactagcaaagtaatgctcaaaattctccaagccaggcttcaatagtatgtgaaccgagaaaatgccagatgttcaagctggatttagaaaaggcagaagaaccagagatcaaattgccgacatctgttggatcacagaaaatgcaagagaattccagaaaaacatctacctctgcttcactgactacactaaagcctttgactgtgtggattgtaacaaactgtggaaaattctttaagagatgggaataccagaccacctgacctgtctcctgagaaacctggatgcaggtcaggaagcaacagttagaactggacatggaacaacagattggctccaaactgggaaaggagtacgttaatgCTGTATACTgtaaccctgtttatttaacttatatgcagagtacattatgcgaaatgctgggctggatgaagcacaagctggaataaagattgccaggagaaatattaataacctcagataggcagatgacaccacccttatggcagaaagtaaagaggaactaaagagcctcttgatgaaagtgaaagaggagagtgaaaaagctggcttagcgctcaacattcaaaaaactaagatcatggcatttggtcccatcacttcatggcaaatagatggggaaacaatgaaaacagtgatagactttatattttttgggctcccaaatcactgcagatggtgactgcagccatgaaattaaaagacacttgctccttggaagaaaagctatgaccaacctagatggcatatttaaaaaacagagacatttactttgccaacaaaggtctgcctagtcaaagctatggttttcccagtagtcacgtatggatgtgagagttggaccataaagaaagctaagcgcagaagaactgatgcttttgaactgtggtgttggagaagacccttgagagtctcttggactgcaaggtgatctaaccagtccagcctaaaggaaatcagtcctgaatattcactggaaggaccgatgttgaagctgaagctccaatactttggccgcctgatgtgaagaactgactcaccggaaaagaccctgatgctgggaaagactgaaggcaggaagagaaggggatgacagaggatgagacagttggatggcatcaccaactgaatggacatgagtttgagtaatctctgggagttcaggatggacagggaagcatggcgtgctgcagtgcatgggttgcaaagagtctgacatgactgagcaagtgaacagacTGAAGAAACACAGTTCTCAAATAATTGTGTTACATTTAGATATACCGATCTATTTTCAATGGGCACACTGCACAAGGTAGAATATATTCCTGAAATTAAGCAATAAGAGGAAAGTTAGGAAGCTTTACTTTGTCTGTTTTAGAACataaaaatggtatttttttctGCATGCCCAATGTCACATACTTAACTcttcattaaaataatacattcaaagtttgtttgtttcctttaatGGATCAAGTTGGGAAACAAAGCAATACATATCGTGACTACAGAAAACTTTTAATTACTGGAAAACCTTAAACATACCACTAAACCAAATTTGTACACAGCATCGTATTTACTCTGTAAAAGGCAATCCTCTATATAGATAAGTAAGTGGATGACTAAAGAACATCCAGTAGATCACagactcaaggaaaaaaaaaaggcagggtgCAAAGTGATTTAGGTTCATGGGAATCTCAATTAAggacactattttttaaaaaaataatcaaaaataaagtGTTTTATGTATCAAAAGGCTATGGTCACAATTAGATCTTTGAACGGTACATATTTTAATACATACGTATTTACTAAATTAATGACAACAACTCCTATCTTAAACATTAATACCAACCcctaaataacagaaatttctgTGAATAAGGATAGCTTCCTCATGAAATGCAGACATAAACTCAGTCTTTAGGAATTACTAGTTCAAAAGTATATTATCCACTTTTTCGTGCAAAGGTTCAAAAAAAATCACAGCTGACTTCTCTGCCACATTACACTCCTGTAGCTTGCTCCACAgcttctgaaaagtgaaaatgttagtcgctcagtgttaCAGTGAAAGtgtcaggtgctcagtcatgtccgactctttgacactGCAGGgactggcaggctcctctgtttacggggtttcccaggcaagagtattggagtgggttgctattcccttctccaggggatcttcctgacccagggatccaacccaggtctcctgcattgcagtcggattctttgCTGTTTGAAAGTAAAGGCttcccactagggaagccctcagtagATGTCATAAAATCAAAGTCTGGAGCCATCTGACATCCTTATTTTTTGCAGAGTTATCAGTCCAATTTCCTTTAACTTGAATTTCAAGCTTAGAAAGACCTTTGAATTGTCTAAAATTCACTGTCTAAAAGTAAATGAAGAATTCCTGCTTGAAACAACCCATCCCTCtaccaaggaaaaaaaatctggaatAGAACAAAAAGGGATCACCAGCAACATTTGCTGAAAGCCTACAAGGGGCTGTGGAATGCCATGTGCAGCGTGTGGAGTGCCTCACAGTAATCCTGCGAGTTAGGTGTTACTATATCCcgatttttcagataagaaaaccaccaaggctcagaaaagtgaAATAATTCGTCCAGAACCACACAGTTAAGTAGCAGATCCAGGACCCAAACATAGTTCTGATGGGTTTTTAAGTCACGACCTGTGTCTAATACCAAGCTTCTTTAATTGGAATTTTTCAAATTAGTATCCTGAGATCTTAATtaacaaaagaggagagagagaaaagcttgCCAGATCCAGGGTTGTCAAAGGTAATTTGAGTCCTAAATACAGGCTTCACACAAGCATGTAAATTGGAATGTATTATCCTAAACAGCAAGAGCTTTGCAAAGTTAAGACATTTTAACATCGCTAAACTACCATTAATAGTCATCAGTTTtatcaaataatttcacagaCATTATTAACAGACTTTATCCTTtatgaaatgcaaaataaaattatattcttctTTGCCAGCTTTTTAAATTATCTGTTTTTCAACTGAAGTATACGAACAAGACTTTTGAACAGAAATCTCCCTCAAGTAGTTACTACTTCTGGTTTTCAAAGAAGAAACAAGATATAAGTGATATTTTCAGTGATCACAGTGATTCAGTAACAGGTAGGTGTGTAAACACAATAAAATGTTTCACATCCTACACAGCACTGTGCATTTTCCTTTTCCAACAGTTGCATATTTTAGCTAGATAAATGATTTATGATCCTAATAAGAGGCTTTaattgtaaacatttttaatacatttctaaAACTATATTTATCTGTGATTTTAGTATCTAATAAAAAGAGCAAACGCAAAAGAAATCACTaagatatttttaagtaaaaaagttACAATTTGACTCACATTCCGTAGACACATTCTAAAAGAAAAACCTTTTATGACTGTGAAATCACAACTAGTAAGTAGCAGTGACGTGCAAGTAAAGCCATTACTTTAGAGAAAAAAGGATGCAGTTTCAACAAATTTCTCAAGTATGACATATAAAGAAGATGGATAAACTAAGCTATATTACTTCCTTCCTTAGACTCAATTAAACTTAGTTTGTGTGTTAAACTGTTAACACTTCTACATATTTTTGAGGGATTATGAACTTGGTTGGTCTTTGATTTTAGCTTAAGCATGCCAGAAAAAAGTACCGAAAGAATGCTATCTCATGAAACGTAAGTCAGTAAAGTTTATACTCGTCCACCTTTAAAGCCAATACACCCCTGTGTAAGAGAACACAAGAGAAATCAGAGTTTAGGTATTATATCGGTCAGATCTTACCTCAGTCTAACTGCCAAAATCCCTTAATagttgtttggtttttctttaagtttttctcaactacataaaattaaatatttacatcTTAAAATTAAGTACATTCATAAAAAGTTGAGACAAAATTTAACAATGGGCCACCGCATGTTCTTTTATGGCCTGTTGGGGACCAGGAAAAGGCTTAGAGAGGGATAAGAAACACAGCAGAGGAAGCAGACCTGCCTAAGGAGTGGCAGCGGCAGAGCGGGAGAAAGGGGGCCGGATAAGGAGGCGGACAACACGAGTTACGAGAGGAGAGACGACAGAAGGACTGGAGTTCCGAGGTATTAAATAATGCTTCTCTTAGAATTTATGACCTGCAGTTTGCTCCTTAGAACATACATGGTCATGGTTTAGATATGTCTGAGTATGTGTGTTTAAAGTTCCCTTCTGCATTAAGACAGACTCCTCGAAAACAAGGGTTATGTGGTAAATACGCACCTGTTCCTTCCTTGACTGTATTTCTTCAAACGTTCTACTGAAGGGCATGGGACAAGGCaaggagagaaacaaaaaaataaaagaatttaacCCTGGGCAGTCCCCTCAGTGGCAGCTCCCTGAGCAACTGTGGAACTCACCTCTTTAAAAAAGGGTGAGAATCAAAATAAAGTTAGAAGGAAGTTTTAGACTAAGAAACTCAAACATGGTTTCAAAAGTGTCCAGagaagtgtgtgttagttgctcagtcgtatcagactttTTGCGACCACatactctatccatggaattttccaggcaggaacactggagtgggttgccattccctgctccagagaatcttccagacccaaggattgaatccaggtctcctgcattgcagacagattctctaccatctgagccaccaggaagtccagaGAGGTGCCTGCCAGGAAATTCAAAATCTCTACTGTAAATCTTCTAAGGTAACATGAAAATCTCGCTTAGGTACATTAAGAATGTAAACTTTTTGTCCCTCTTCTTAAAAAAACATGAATGGTGTCCCTTCTGGTAAGTTGGCTGTTGCtttcaattaaaatttataaGCAGTATCTTGAAGCCCAATACACGTTTCTTTAGTGAGCAGTTTTAGGAATTTTCTCTAAAAGGGAAGGATTATTACACAATAGAGCAGAATTAGTTGGCATTACAGTTTAGGCCAGCTTTAGTTCTACCAGAATTTACTGTCTGAGGCTCAGCAAATCATGACACTTTATTACACAGAGATCTTTTTATCTTATTTGGTTGTTTGACACTTGACATTACAGTGTCATGAAGGTACTGATGTGCCATCACTTAAAAGAACCATGCTAAAATTTTACTGTCCAGCCGAGTGTCtggtgggctccccaggtggctcagcagtaaagaatcacctgccaaccaggagacgtgggttccattcatgggtcaggaagctcctctggagaaggaaatagcaactgactccagtattcttccctgggaaatcctctggacagaggagcctggtgggctacagtccacaggggcacAAAGAGCTGCaggtgacttagcgactaaatcaacAATGGTGTCTGCTACATGATAGGCACTCAAAAAAGACACTGAATAAATGAAATTGCGGGTCCTCATTCAGATCTGCGTGAAAGGTGGCCCTCCTGTTTCTCACAAACTTCTGTCTCCTAAGCACTCTTCCTAAATTAAAAGCAGATTTCTTCTGAGAAACATTACTGACCTCTTGAGGAAGAACTCTCAACCTAAGCTGGTAGATTTATAACTAAAGATGACATAAGAGGAAAATTTGAACAACTCTCAAATTCATAGCATAGGAAAACTCCAGTTTGGCTTCTGTTTTCTCTAACATACTCTAAGTAGGTGACTGTCCAGCAAAAAATGAGGGTTACAGGACAGCACTGGGTTCTTGGGAAGAGTCCTGAATCACCTCTTTGGGAGAGCAA
This portion of the Capra hircus breed San Clemente chromosome 15, ASM170441v1, whole genome shotgun sequence genome encodes:
- the API5 gene encoding apoptosis inhibitor 5 isoform X2, encoding MPTVEELYRNYGILADATEQVGQHKDAYQVILDGVKGGTKEKRLAAQFIPKFFKHFPELADSAINAQLDLCEDEDVSIRRQAIKELPQFATGENLPRVADILTQLLQTDDSAEFNLVNNALLSIFKMDAKGTLGGLFSQILQGEDIVRERAIKFLSTKLKTLPDEVLTKEVEELILTESKKVLEDVTGEEFVLFMKILSGLKSLQTVSGRQQLVELVAEQADLEQTFNPSDPDCVDRLLQCTRQAVPLFSKNVHSTRFVTYFCEQVLPNLSSLTTPVEGLDIQLEVLKLLAEMSSFCGDMEKLETNLRKLFDKLLEYMPLPPEEAENGENAGNEEPKLQFSYVECLLYSFHQLGRKLPDFLTAKLNAEKLKDFKIRLQYFARGLQVYIRQLRLALQGKTGEALKTDENKIKVVALKITNNINVLIKDLFHIPPSYKSTVTLSWKPVQKVELGQKRASEDTTSGSPPKKSSAGPKRDARQIYNPPSGKYSSNLSNFNYERSLQGK
- the API5 gene encoding apoptosis inhibitor 5 isoform X1, which encodes MPTVEELYRNYGILADATEQVGQHKDAYQVILDGVKGGTKEKRLAAQFIPKFFKHFPELADSAINAQLDLCEDEDVSIRRQAIKELPQFATGENLPRVADILTQLLQTDDSAEFNLVNNALLSIFKMDAKGTLGGLFSQILQGEDIVRERAIKFLSTKLKTLPDEVLTKEVEELILTESKKVLEDVTGEEFVLFMKILSGLKSLQTVSGRQQLVELVAEQADLEQTFNPSDPDCVDRLLQCTRQAVPLFSKNVHSTRFVTYFCEQVLPNLSSLTTPVEGLDIQLEVLKLLAEMSSFCGDMEKLETNLRKLFDKLLEYMPLPPEEAENGENAGNEEPKLQFSYVECLLYSFHQLGRKLPDFLTAKLNAEKLKDFKIRLQYFARGLQVYIRQLRLALQGKTGEALKTDENKIKVVALKITNNINVLIKDLFHIPPSYKSTVTLSWKPVQKVELGQKRASEDTTSGSPPKKSSAGPKRDARQIYNPPSGKYSSNLSNFNYEQRGAFRGSRGGRGWGARGNRSRGRLY